One Pseudoalteromonas sp. NC201 DNA segment encodes these proteins:
- a CDS encoding alpha-amylase: MKNIKLNQIAAGVLLTSSCVTPAHAAEGDPTTFVHLFEWSWADVATECETFLGPKGYAAVQVSPPNEHITGDQWWTRYQPVSYEIASRSGSRAEFADMVARCKSAGVDIYVDAVINHMAHGSGIGVAGNAFGNKQYPIYSPQDFHNTCAINPEDYGNNAWRVQHCELVGLHDLDTDASYVQNTLAGFLNDLQSLGVAGFRLDASKHMPASDIGDVLAKLNQPAVVFQEVIDQGSEAVSASEYHQNGLVTEFKYSIKLSETFEQGKLAWLKSFGEAWGMMPSYKAVVFTDNHDNQRGHGGAGSIVTFHDGKLYDLANVFMLAYPYGYPKVMSSYEFNGDTDAGGPSVPVHQNANLNCTSQLWQCEHRRPMIAGAMQFRNHTNGNWTVANWWDNGNNQIAFSRGDLGFVAINRESSSMVQSLQTGLAAGTYCDVLSGGIGQGNCAGRSIEVDTNGYAQINLAAMDALAIHHQSKLATPPEIGDWQRTLVFIKAETQSGQDMFVRGGLDHAAALQRGIDCSADPTLCSLPVKHLNMRNMTTASWKVADTRLDWLAAEAGQSSDAQGSPLDWTTNIWPASWGAEKRYDSDGFGVMSLNQWGAHYWLLEVEMDCSKTFNGWFEVKAFVKNGQGWEGDINQQDTPYTSNNHFAQCGKLNVFEFGTNSASISSL; this comes from the coding sequence ATGAAAAATATAAAACTAAATCAAATTGCAGCGGGTGTGTTGTTAACATCCAGTTGCGTTACACCTGCACATGCAGCTGAAGGCGACCCAACAACATTCGTTCATTTATTCGAGTGGTCTTGGGCAGATGTTGCGACGGAGTGTGAAACATTTTTGGGGCCAAAAGGCTACGCGGCTGTGCAAGTATCGCCACCCAATGAGCATATCACAGGTGATCAATGGTGGACTCGTTATCAGCCAGTCAGTTATGAGATAGCGAGTCGTAGTGGTAGTCGAGCCGAATTTGCCGATATGGTCGCAAGGTGTAAATCTGCCGGAGTAGACATCTATGTTGATGCCGTTATAAACCACATGGCCCATGGCAGCGGCATCGGAGTTGCGGGTAACGCTTTTGGCAACAAACAATATCCTATCTATAGTCCACAAGATTTTCATAACACCTGTGCAATAAACCCTGAAGACTACGGTAATAATGCATGGCGAGTACAGCACTGCGAACTCGTAGGGCTTCATGATTTAGACACCGATGCGAGCTACGTACAAAATACCCTAGCGGGCTTTTTGAACGATTTACAGTCTCTGGGCGTGGCAGGGTTTAGGTTAGATGCAAGCAAGCACATGCCTGCAAGTGATATTGGCGATGTGTTAGCCAAGTTAAATCAACCAGCGGTCGTTTTCCAAGAGGTGATTGATCAAGGAAGTGAGGCGGTTTCTGCTTCTGAATATCATCAAAATGGCTTAGTCACCGAGTTTAAATACAGCATTAAACTGAGTGAGACATTTGAGCAAGGCAAGTTGGCTTGGTTAAAAAGCTTTGGCGAAGCTTGGGGTATGATGCCAAGTTATAAAGCCGTGGTATTTACAGATAATCATGACAACCAACGCGGGCACGGTGGTGCAGGCTCTATCGTTACCTTTCATGATGGTAAACTGTATGATTTAGCAAATGTATTTATGCTGGCATATCCTTATGGTTATCCTAAAGTGATGTCGAGTTACGAGTTTAATGGCGACACCGATGCTGGTGGCCCTTCAGTGCCTGTTCATCAAAACGCTAACCTCAACTGTACTAGTCAACTATGGCAGTGTGAGCATCGTCGCCCAATGATTGCAGGTGCGATGCAGTTTAGAAATCATACTAATGGCAATTGGACGGTGGCAAATTGGTGGGACAATGGTAATAACCAAATTGCATTTTCCCGAGGTGATTTAGGCTTTGTTGCCATTAACCGAGAATCTTCTAGTATGGTTCAAAGCCTGCAAACGGGGCTTGCAGCGGGAACCTATTGTGATGTGCTAAGTGGAGGTATCGGCCAAGGAAACTGCGCGGGTAGAAGCATCGAAGTTGATACCAATGGTTACGCACAAATTAATTTAGCTGCTATGGATGCCTTAGCCATTCATCATCAAAGTAAACTGGCAACACCACCAGAGATTGGTGATTGGCAACGCACATTAGTCTTTATTAAAGCAGAAACGCAATCTGGTCAGGATATGTTCGTCCGAGGTGGCCTTGATCATGCCGCAGCATTGCAGCGCGGGATTGATTGTAGCGCTGACCCTACGCTTTGCTCTTTACCTGTCAAACATTTGAACATGCGAAACATGACAACTGCGTCTTGGAAAGTGGCTGATACCAGATTGGATTGGCTAGCGGCTGAAGCTGGGCAGTCTAGTGACGCCCAAGGGAGTCCGCTGGATTGGACAACCAATATTTGGCCTGCTAGCTGGGGCGCGGAAAAGCGTTACGATAGCGATGGTTTTGGCGTCATGTCACTCAATCAATGGGGAGCACATTACTGGTTGCTGGAAGTAGAAATGGACTGTAGCAAAACATTCAACGGTTGGTTTGAAGTAAAAGCATTCGTGAAAAATGGTCAAGGCTGGGAAGGGGATATTAACCAACAAGACACGCCATACACGAGCAATAATCACTTTGCTCAATGCGGAAAATTGAACGTGTTTGAGTTTGGCACAAACTCAGCCTCTATCTCTTCATTATAA
- a CDS encoding type 1 glutamine amidotransferase domain-containing protein, protein MTESDNISVAILATDGFEQSELIKPKQALESAGFNVDIISLKKGDITAWDEDNWGEKVAVDLTLDEAIPSKYAGLVLPGGLFNPDRLRQEKSAVKFIQAFSQFGNKRPIAAICHGPWLLIEAQLVEGKTLTSFPSIKTDLKNAGADWIDLKVAVDDNLITSRNPNDLDAFNEAIIEALQQDTIN, encoded by the coding sequence ATGACGGAGTCAGACAATATTTCAGTCGCGATCTTAGCCACTGACGGGTTCGAACAAAGTGAGCTGATTAAACCTAAGCAGGCGCTTGAAAGCGCTGGATTTAATGTTGATATCATTTCATTAAAAAAGGGAGATATTACCGCTTGGGATGAAGACAATTGGGGTGAGAAAGTCGCCGTTGATTTAACCTTGGATGAAGCCATACCCAGTAAATATGCGGGGCTCGTTTTACCAGGCGGGTTATTCAACCCAGACAGACTAAGGCAGGAAAAATCTGCGGTTAAATTTATTCAGGCCTTTTCACAGTTTGGAAATAAGCGTCCAATTGCGGCGATATGCCACGGCCCTTGGCTGTTAATCGAAGCCCAGTTGGTAGAGGGAAAAACGCTTACCTCTTTCCCAAGTATCAAAACCGATCTTAAAAATGCAGGCGCAGACTGGATTGACCTTAAAGTTGCGGTAGACGACAACTTGATCACAAGTCGCAATCCAAATGATCTTGATGCTTTTAATGAAGCAATTATTGAGGCTCTGCAACAAGATACTATCAATTAA
- a CDS encoding pyridoxamine 5'-phosphate oxidase family protein yields MSDIKKTFWEALDSSPNVMIGLSDDNNHHEPMRAQLDKDANGEFWFFTSKTNRIAKCGKATAQFSSKGHNVFACIRGHLIEETRQDVLDAHWSRQAESWFEKGKDDPELIMLRFELDDAEIWHVSPDLSGLLKLAVGKNVEPEEMGERETIRFR; encoded by the coding sequence ATGTCAGACATAAAGAAAACTTTTTGGGAAGCGCTAGACAGCAGCCCCAATGTGATGATTGGTTTGAGTGATGACAATAATCACCATGAGCCAATGCGAGCACAGTTGGATAAAGACGCCAACGGCGAGTTTTGGTTTTTTACCAGCAAAACAAATCGTATTGCTAAGTGTGGCAAAGCAACCGCACAATTTTCCAGTAAAGGGCATAATGTATTCGCTTGTATTCGCGGACACTTAATCGAAGAAACAAGACAAGACGTACTTGATGCCCATTGGTCAAGGCAGGCAGAGAGTTGGTTTGAAAAGGGTAAAGATGACCCAGAGCTTATCATGCTCCGTTTTGAACTGGACGATGCTGAAATTTGGCATGTTAGCCCTGACTTGAGCGGCTTATTAAAACTAGCCGTGGGCAAAAATGTGGAACCGGAAGAAATGGGTGAGCGAGAAACCATCCGCTTTAGGTAG
- a CDS encoding mechanosensitive ion channel family protein — translation MATEGTFDNWQHALSASYEQLINQLVTHTPQLLGAALMLFVGWIVAWLLSKLTISLFKLCNRALAGLSQRVQTEQTLQLNLKHARLIGKTVFWVTMMFFIAAATSSLGLNFFSDWISSLLSYLPNLLAGIFIIVGGYLLGNLASAMARAGAQSVGFARVEVAGNIAKLAILFTATVIGIEQLGINIQFVTNMVVVLTGVLCAGVALAFGLGSRELIANTVAAKQALRHCRINDQIEIAGVSGTLTEITATMLVIETQKGRTLIPARQFLKESAHITATHSHSSKQ, via the coding sequence ATGGCCACCGAGGGTACCTTTGATAATTGGCAACACGCCTTATCTGCCAGTTACGAGCAATTAATCAATCAACTTGTGACTCATACGCCGCAACTATTGGGCGCGGCACTCATGCTGTTTGTCGGTTGGATAGTGGCCTGGCTATTGAGCAAGCTGACTATTTCGTTATTTAAGCTTTGCAATCGTGCATTGGCGGGTTTAAGTCAACGAGTGCAAACCGAACAAACGCTTCAGCTAAATCTAAAACACGCTCGATTAATAGGGAAAACCGTGTTTTGGGTCACGATGATGTTTTTTATCGCAGCGGCCACATCCAGCCTTGGCTTAAACTTCTTCAGTGATTGGATCTCCTCGCTACTCAGTTACTTACCAAATCTACTCGCTGGGATATTTATTATTGTTGGTGGTTATCTGCTTGGCAATTTGGCCAGTGCCATGGCAAGAGCCGGAGCGCAGTCCGTTGGGTTTGCGCGAGTTGAAGTCGCGGGTAACATAGCCAAGCTCGCGATTCTATTTACCGCAACGGTAATAGGTATTGAGCAATTAGGGATCAATATTCAATTTGTGACCAATATGGTGGTGGTGCTGACAGGCGTATTGTGTGCAGGAGTTGCGTTGGCCTTTGGTCTTGGGAGTAGAGAGCTAATCGCAAATACCGTCGCGGCAAAACAAGCGCTGCGTCACTGTCGGATTAACGATCAAATTGAAATTGCAGGCGTTTCAGGTACGCTCACCGAAATCACAGCAACGATGCTAGTGATTGAAACCCAAAAAGGGAGAACCCTAATACCGGCAAGGCAATTTTTAAAAGAATCGGCACATATTACCGCGACACACAGCCATTCAAGTAAGCAGTAG
- a CDS encoding magnesium transporter MgtE N-terminal domain-containing protein, whose product MSALNLKIAQHFLQEEPAGAARLLSLQTPDVAAKLLKTLSNEVALNVLKVMQPRSAAEILITQTDVDIARWLGKMKLADIAAIFRHLQDEELARFLNLISVRRQTLCKMLISYPDYTVGAWVETDVLILEETMTVEESLLRLKKRDYIGFTLVYVVNQHRHVVGQLSLTHLLRKAPQQKIADLMDTHVVSLSGYTELHSALKSPVWAQQDQVAVANRSGDFIGVLPHHRVRSALGRMDETKDKPSESLDLLDAYTSSFASMLDTLVPVKVKGK is encoded by the coding sequence ATGTCAGCGTTAAACCTCAAAATTGCGCAACACTTTTTACAAGAAGAGCCAGCTGGCGCCGCGCGCTTACTTTCTTTGCAAACGCCAGATGTCGCTGCCAAGTTACTAAAAACGTTATCAAATGAAGTTGCTTTAAACGTGCTTAAAGTCATGCAGCCCCGCAGTGCAGCGGAAATTCTGATAACGCAAACGGATGTGGATATTGCTAGGTGGCTTGGCAAAATGAAGTTGGCTGATATTGCAGCTATCTTTAGGCATTTACAGGATGAAGAACTTGCCCGTTTTCTTAACCTCATCTCAGTAAGACGACAAACACTCTGTAAGATGTTGATTAGCTACCCTGATTATACTGTGGGTGCATGGGTTGAAACGGACGTATTAATTCTTGAAGAAACAATGACAGTTGAGGAGTCACTGCTGCGCTTAAAAAAACGTGACTATATCGGGTTTACGCTAGTTTATGTGGTAAATCAGCATCGCCATGTGGTGGGTCAGCTATCACTAACTCATTTGCTTCGCAAAGCGCCGCAACAGAAAATTGCAGATTTAATGGATACTCACGTTGTTTCTCTAAGTGGTTATACCGAGTTGCATAGTGCATTGAAATCGCCCGTTTGGGCGCAACAAGATCAGGTTGCGGTTGCTAATCGAAGTGGTGATTTTATTGGGGTATTGCCACATCACAGGGTGAGAAGTGCACTGGGTCGAATGGATGAAACAAAAGACAAGCCAAGCGAATCTTTAGATTTGTTAGATGCCTACACCAGTTCGTTTGCCAGTATGTTAGATACATTGGTGCCAGTTAAGGTCAAGGGGAAATAA
- a CDS encoding magnesium transporter encodes MSVAKDTLESAVEQLSDEFLNKFPLKSAQLLGTLPPDEAAELLQQQAQHIIYRLWKYLPPGAAEQIFQQFPVEYQAQFIASLDSHIAVGLLNKQSQEAQQVLLAKLKEQHSTIANELSELLVFPENTAARMMNKKVQAFYSDTTLREVLAQLKRLDGKVPDVIYVLNEQQDLVGETTLNVLVGSSSSKTLTQVATPIRVTLNVMDHKDQVVEAFEGHKVRAIPVLDAQQQLVGQIRFFDAYQSTKEDLASDMQTMVGASKDEKALSSSWFAVKKRLPWLQINLLTAFAAAAVVGAFEGLIAQVTALAILLPVAAGQSGNAGAQALAVTMRGLTLREISTRHWYQVMLKEMMVGLLNGIAIAVTCGIGVYLWSQSLGLALVIALAMISSLVIAGSSGAIVPIALKKFGLDPAQSSSIVLTTITDIAGFMSFLGIALLLSDMLPKG; translated from the coding sequence ATGAGCGTAGCAAAAGATACATTAGAGTCAGCGGTAGAGCAGCTCAGTGATGAGTTTTTAAATAAGTTTCCGCTCAAAAGTGCGCAGCTCCTTGGCACTTTACCTCCAGACGAAGCCGCTGAATTATTACAACAGCAGGCACAACATATCATTTATCGTTTATGGAAATATTTGCCGCCGGGAGCCGCTGAACAAATTTTCCAGCAATTCCCTGTGGAATATCAAGCACAATTTATCGCGAGCCTAGATAGCCATATTGCGGTCGGGCTTTTGAACAAGCAGTCGCAGGAAGCGCAGCAGGTGCTACTCGCTAAATTAAAGGAGCAGCATTCAACCATAGCGAATGAACTTAGCGAGTTGCTGGTTTTTCCTGAAAATACCGCTGCGAGAATGATGAACAAAAAGGTGCAAGCGTTTTACTCAGATACAACACTACGTGAAGTGCTCGCGCAACTGAAACGATTAGACGGTAAAGTGCCAGACGTCATCTACGTATTAAATGAGCAGCAGGATTTAGTGGGCGAGACTACACTCAATGTTTTAGTGGGAAGCTCCTCAAGTAAAACGCTAACGCAGGTTGCGACGCCGATCCGAGTCACGCTAAATGTGATGGATCATAAAGATCAGGTCGTGGAAGCGTTTGAAGGGCACAAAGTGCGAGCAATTCCAGTACTTGATGCGCAGCAACAGCTAGTTGGGCAGATCCGATTTTTTGATGCCTATCAGTCAACCAAAGAAGATTTAGCGAGTGATATGCAGACCATGGTAGGTGCAAGTAAAGACGAAAAAGCCCTATCAAGTAGTTGGTTTGCAGTAAAGAAACGGCTTCCGTGGTTACAAATTAACTTGTTAACCGCATTTGCAGCCGCTGCCGTAGTGGGGGCATTTGAGGGATTGATTGCTCAAGTTACCGCTTTAGCTATTTTGCTGCCAGTAGCAGCTGGGCAGTCGGGTAACGCAGGGGCTCAAGCTTTGGCTGTAACGATGCGAGGCTTAACACTACGAGAAATTTCAACGCGACACTGGTATCAGGTGATGCTAAAAGAAATGATGGTTGGGCTGTTAAATGGCATAGCAATAGCGGTTACTTGTGGCATTGGCGTATATTTGTGGAGTCAATCACTCGGCCTTGCACTTGTTATTGCGCTGGCGATGATATCGTCTCTTGTCATTGCGGGAAGCTCAGGCGCCATTGTACCAATAGCATTGAAAAAATTTGGACTTGACCCTGCGCAATCTTCATCAATTGTACTTACGACAATTACAGATATAGCGGGTTTTATGTCATTTTTGGGGATTGCGTTGTTACTGTCAGATATGTTGCCGAAAGGCTAA
- the cspE gene encoding transcription antiterminator/RNA stability regulator CspE encodes MSNTVNGTVKWFNEEKGFGFITQENGGKDVFVHFRAIVSDGFKTLTEGQSVSFTVEEGQKGPQASNVVVN; translated from the coding sequence ATGTCTAACACAGTAAACGGCACAGTTAAGTGGTTCAACGAAGAGAAAGGTTTTGGTTTCATCACTCAAGAAAACGGCGGTAAAGATGTATTCGTACATTTCCGTGCTATCGTTTCTGACGGTTTCAAAACTTTAACTGAAGGCCAATCAGTGTCTTTCACAGTTGAAGAAGGCCAGAAAGGTCCTCAAGCAAGCAACGTAGTAGTTAACTAA
- a CDS encoding helix-turn-helix domain-containing protein, which yields MGRTRFKCTGDDLRRLRMSADKTTQQMADLVGIRRQTYEEYEKGIRKFSFEYFLEWSTYCGMDVNPITDYFMDLRTKMQDVKLWRESPSPAKKRKNQKGQED from the coding sequence GTGGGCAGAACCCGATTTAAGTGTACAGGTGATGATCTTCGAAGACTGCGCATGTCGGCTGATAAAACCACCCAGCAGATGGCTGACTTAGTAGGGATCCGGCGACAAACCTATGAAGAGTATGAAAAAGGTATTCGGAAATTTTCATTCGAGTACTTTTTAGAATGGAGTACATACTGTGGTATGGATGTTAATCCAATTACAGACTACTTTATGGACCTACGCACAAAGATGCAAGATGTAAAGCTCTGGCGAGAAAGCCCTTCTCCTGCAAAAAAGCGCAAAAACCAAAAAGGTCAGGAAGATTAG
- a CDS encoding MBL fold metallo-hydrolase: MIKLVRNSFTAIALGLINISNAQADDVEFKLQEVARGLHVLFGQGGNIAISSGSDGVYIVDDQFAKLSEQIKAKIKTIQPNAPEFVINTHHHGDHTGGNENFAQAGSHVIAHHNVYKRLEQKHGDGSDYLPTLTFGSDMKLHFNQEHAHLWHYHHAHTDGDAVIFFDRANAVHMGDIYFNLGSLPFVDVDSGGSLDGVIAAVQDVIEKIGDKTTVIPGHGPVTDKQNLQDYLALLQKAKTIMLDAMKNNTSLEEVVAARPLQILNLNYANWLPEERVTTLFYRSLKSPPVK, encoded by the coding sequence ATGATTAAATTAGTAAGAAATTCATTCACTGCGATCGCGCTTGGATTGATAAACATTTCAAACGCACAAGCTGATGACGTTGAGTTTAAGTTGCAAGAGGTTGCAAGAGGCCTTCATGTGCTATTTGGGCAAGGCGGTAATATTGCCATAAGTTCGGGCTCAGATGGCGTTTATATCGTCGATGATCAGTTCGCTAAACTCAGTGAACAAATTAAAGCAAAAATCAAAACAATCCAACCCAATGCACCTGAGTTTGTTATTAATACCCATCATCATGGCGACCATACAGGAGGCAACGAAAATTTCGCACAAGCGGGCAGCCATGTTATCGCGCATCACAATGTATACAAGCGGTTAGAACAAAAACATGGTGACGGTTCTGACTACTTGCCAACCTTGACATTTGGCAGTGATATGAAGCTCCACTTTAACCAAGAGCATGCTCACTTGTGGCATTATCATCACGCCCATACCGATGGCGATGCAGTGATCTTTTTTGACCGAGCAAATGCCGTACATATGGGCGATATCTATTTTAATTTAGGCAGCTTACCTTTTGTCGATGTCGACAGCGGCGGCTCCTTAGACGGAGTCATTGCAGCAGTACAAGATGTGATAGAGAAAATAGGCGACAAGACCACCGTCATACCAGGCCATGGCCCTGTAACAGATAAACAAAATTTACAAGATTATCTGGCACTATTACAAAAAGCGAAAACGATTATGCTAGATGCAATGAAAAATAATACAAGCTTGGAAGAAGTTGTAGCCGCGCGTCCGCTACAAATACTTAATCTTAATTATGCTAATTGGCTACCAGAAGAGCGCGTTACCACGTTATTTTATCGCAGTTTGAAATCGCCCCCAGTAAAATAA
- a CDS encoding substrate-binding periplasmic protein, which yields MNLFRLVFICCCIFLPLLSNAVPHKPEYSAPIKVTILVDDAYPPYSYQINGELYGIYVDIVKQAARLLSHEYQVNLQAVPWKRGVSSMASGEAMALMPPYIHIKKRPYIWPYSIPLQEEVVVAFCNQGITLKHLPHVKPERVLNIGINAGYIILDESLMEAQKQGLIQLWENKSTRSNIEKLARGRVDCYVNDRLSTLLGINKMSQITPSLNTSNIVEDKIVMRRTAHIGYLKGFEEKYPFKQDFILKMDAALRQVIDNAAAADE from the coding sequence ATGAATTTATTTCGCTTGGTTTTTATTTGCTGCTGTATTTTTCTGCCGCTCTTATCTAACGCCGTTCCCCATAAACCTGAATACTCAGCACCTATCAAGGTAACCATTTTGGTCGACGATGCTTATCCGCCTTATAGTTATCAAATTAACGGCGAGCTTTATGGCATCTATGTCGATATTGTAAAGCAAGCAGCGCGTTTGCTGAGTCATGAATATCAAGTTAACTTGCAAGCGGTACCATGGAAGCGAGGCGTTTCCTCAATGGCATCCGGCGAAGCAATGGCATTAATGCCACCTTATATTCATATCAAAAAACGCCCCTATATCTGGCCGTATTCCATTCCCCTTCAAGAAGAGGTGGTGGTTGCCTTTTGCAATCAAGGGATCACCTTAAAGCACTTGCCTCATGTAAAACCAGAAAGAGTACTTAATATTGGCATTAATGCCGGTTATATCATCTTAGATGAAAGCCTAATGGAAGCGCAAAAACAAGGACTTATTCAACTTTGGGAAAACAAAAGCACACGTTCAAATATCGAAAAGCTCGCACGTGGGCGCGTTGATTGTTACGTCAATGATCGGCTTTCCACTTTACTTGGTATTAATAAAATGTCGCAGATAACACCAAGTTTAAACACCAGTAATATTGTTGAAGATAAAATAGTAATGCGTCGCACTGCCCACATTGGGTACTTGAAAGGGTTTGAAGAAAAATATCCATTTAAACAAGATTTTATCCTAAAGATGGATGCTGCATTGAGGCAGGTAATAGACAACGCAGCAGCGGCAGACGAATGA
- a CDS encoding S9 family peptidase, translating to MKKFKFTLVAASLVAVLGCQEAPSQNATSDVKAEQSAAVVAPVAEKIPHKTTIHGQELVDNYHWLRDDTRSNEKVLSHLTKENAYTDSKLVNTEQLQQTLFEEIKNKVVKDDRSVPVLNGSYYYFSATEGDKEYFTYYRSEHKDGKNAEAIFDANIRAEGQNYYGVGGISVSTNENLLAFAEDTVSRRIYTIRIKDLTTGKLLDDTIEGASGPIVWANDNKTIYYIKKDPVTLLGYQVFRHTLGTAQSTDELIYEEKDNSYYTYISKSKDKSKIYIHHSSTEASGVSLLDADNAKATPERFIPRESGHEYSIAKLGDWYYIHTNKDAVNFKLMRVKASDASDISKWQTVVPHNADAKLDSFELFNQHLVYETRENGLSQITVLNLDNNESKRLTFNDPAYAVYLTGNANLDAGAVRIGYQSMTTPASVYDVDLASLDKTLLKQDKVLGDFAPENYQSERIFVTARDGIKVPVSIVYRKDKFKQDGSNPLLQYGYGSYGSNVEPTFSISRLSLLDRGFVYAIAHIRGSETLGRPWYDNGKKLNKKNTFNDFVDVTKALVEQKYGDASRIYARGGSAGGLLMGAVINQAPELYDGVHAAVPFVDVINTMLDETLPLTTNEYDEWGNPNEKTYFDYMLSYSPYDQVKAQAYPNLLVTTGLHDSQVQYFEPAKWVAKLREYKTDDNLLLLKTDMEAGHGGASGRFKRIHDVALSYSFFIALAENKL from the coding sequence ATGAAGAAATTTAAATTTACATTAGTAGCAGCATCTTTGGTTGCTGTACTTGGTTGTCAAGAAGCGCCATCTCAAAACGCAACATCTGACGTTAAAGCAGAACAGTCCGCAGCCGTTGTGGCGCCAGTTGCAGAAAAGATCCCACACAAGACGACCATTCACGGTCAAGAACTTGTCGATAATTATCACTGGCTACGTGACGATACTAGAAGCAATGAAAAGGTGCTGTCACACTTAACCAAAGAAAATGCCTATACCGACAGCAAGCTCGTAAACACAGAGCAACTACAACAAACCTTATTTGAAGAAATAAAGAACAAAGTGGTTAAAGATGACCGCAGCGTGCCGGTACTAAACGGCAGTTATTATTATTTTAGTGCCACTGAGGGTGACAAAGAATACTTCACTTATTACCGCAGTGAACACAAAGATGGTAAAAATGCGGAAGCTATCTTTGATGCGAATATCCGCGCTGAAGGTCAAAACTACTACGGTGTCGGTGGTATTTCCGTTTCAACCAACGAAAATCTATTAGCTTTTGCTGAAGATACAGTAAGTCGTCGAATTTATACTATCCGAATCAAAGATTTAACAACAGGTAAGTTACTGGACGATACAATCGAAGGTGCGTCAGGCCCTATCGTTTGGGCGAACGATAACAAGACCATCTATTACATCAAAAAAGATCCGGTTACTTTGCTCGGTTATCAAGTATTCCGTCATACTCTAGGCACAGCGCAAAGCACAGATGAACTGATTTACGAAGAAAAAGATAACAGCTATTACACCTATATCTCAAAGAGTAAAGACAAGAGCAAAATATACATTCACCATTCCAGCACCGAGGCATCAGGTGTTTCTTTACTAGATGCAGATAATGCAAAAGCAACTCCTGAGCGCTTTATTCCAAGAGAAAGTGGTCATGAATATAGCATTGCTAAACTTGGCGACTGGTATTACATCCACACCAATAAAGATGCCGTAAACTTTAAGCTGATGCGCGTTAAAGCCAGTGATGCAAGTGATATTTCAAAATGGCAAACCGTTGTACCGCACAATGCCGATGCAAAACTAGATAGCTTTGAGCTATTTAATCAGCACCTTGTTTACGAAACGCGTGAAAATGGCCTTAGCCAAATCACCGTATTAAATTTAGATAATAACGAAAGCAAGCGTTTAACCTTTAACGACCCGGCTTACGCAGTGTATTTAACTGGTAATGCAAATTTAGACGCAGGCGCAGTAAGAATTGGTTATCAGAGTATGACGACCCCGGCTTCTGTGTATGATGTCGACCTTGCTAGTTTAGACAAAACACTATTAAAGCAAGACAAAGTATTGGGTGACTTTGCACCTGAAAACTACCAATCTGAACGTATTTTTGTCACCGCACGTGACGGCATAAAAGTACCAGTTTCAATTGTTTATCGTAAAGATAAGTTTAAGCAAGATGGTTCTAACCCGCTACTACAATACGGTTATGGTTCATACGGTTCTAATGTTGAGCCAACTTTCTCTATAAGCCGTTTAAGCCTTTTAGATCGTGGTTTTGTCTATGCTATTGCGCATATTCGTGGTTCAGAAACGCTTGGCCGTCCTTGGTACGATAACGGCAAAAAATTAAATAAAAAGAACACCTTTAACGACTTTGTTGATGTCACAAAAGCACTCGTTGAGCAAAAATATGGTGATGCTTCACGTATTTATGCCAGAGGTGGCAGCGCAGGTGGCCTATTAATGGGTGCAGTCATTAACCAAGCGCCGGAACTATATGATGGTGTACACGCAGCTGTACCATTTGTTGACGTGATCAATACCATGCTGGACGAAACGCTACCGCTGACCACAAATGAGTACGACGAATGGGGCAACCCAAATGAGAAGACGTATTTTGACTACATGCTGTCTTACTCACCTTACGATCAAGTTAAAGCCCAAGCATATCCAAACCTGCTTGTAACCACGGGTTTGCATGATTCTCAGGTGCAATACTTCGAGCCTGCGAAATGGGTCGCTAAGCTACGCGAATACAAAACAGATGATAATCTACTGCTTCTAAAAACTGATATGGAAGCCGGCCACGGTGGTGCGTCTGGTCGCTTTAAGCGTATCCACGATGTCGCATTAAGTTATAGTTTCTTTATCGCACTCGCTGAAAATAAACTGTAG